Proteins encoded by one window of Deltaproteobacteria bacterium:
- a CDS encoding response regulator, which produces MTNSNDGTTIKVLLVDDKPNNLLALETMLDGCDYQLIKAHSGVEALRQVLAHDFAVVLLDLVMPGMDGFETAAQIRSRERSRGTPIIFVTASKDEGTAAHGYALGAVDYLTKPVVPEILRSKVAVFAELARVRQALAGYASSLEARVDLILEAAGEGIYGLDREGRATFVNAAAARLLGYRPQELLGCNMHAQIHHSRGDGQPYPASDCPIFAAFHDGAVYRVSDECFWRGDGSSFPVEYVSTPITGNGGIAGAVVVFSDISERKQAERALAERAAELERRVAARTAELVAANRELEAFSYSVAHDLRAPLRSIAGFGEILVQEYGPQLDAEAQQHIQRIQAGTTRMGQLIDDLLNLSRVTRNDMRHQRVNLTSLARSVAAELRRREPQRRVQVEIADGLLAQGDPRLLRLVLENLLANAWKYTGKHDHALIEVGTLPITASSLQPAAPSPEHEAGFFVRDNGAGFDMAYAGKLFGPFQRLHSNAEFDGTGIGLAIVQRIVHRHGGRIWADGAVERGATFYFTLPRPSERSEPVEDAADLQVEERQPSCAG; this is translated from the coding sequence ATGACCAACAGCAACGACGGCACCACGATCAAGGTCTTGCTGGTCGACGACAAGCCCAACAACTTGCTGGCGCTGGAGACAATGCTCGACGGCTGCGATTACCAGCTGATCAAGGCGCACTCGGGGGTCGAGGCCCTGCGCCAAGTGCTGGCGCACGACTTTGCCGTCGTTCTGCTCGACTTGGTCATGCCCGGCATGGACGGGTTCGAGACCGCGGCGCAAATCCGCTCGCGCGAGCGCTCGCGCGGCACGCCGATCATCTTCGTCACCGCCAGCAAGGACGAGGGCACGGCGGCCCACGGCTATGCCCTTGGTGCGGTCGACTATCTCACCAAGCCGGTGGTGCCCGAAATCCTGCGCTCGAAAGTGGCGGTGTTCGCCGAGCTGGCGCGGGTGCGCCAGGCCTTGGCCGGTTACGCCAGCTCATTGGAAGCGCGTGTCGATCTCATTCTCGAAGCTGCCGGCGAAGGCATCTACGGGCTGGACCGCGAAGGCCGGGCCACCTTCGTCAATGCCGCCGCCGCCCGGCTGCTCGGTTATCGCCCGCAGGAGCTGCTCGGCTGCAACATGCACGCACAGATTCACCATTCGCGTGGTGACGGTCAGCCGTATCCGGCGAGCGACTGCCCGATCTTTGCCGCCTTTCACGACGGCGCTGTATACCGGGTCAGCGACGAATGCTTCTGGCGAGGTGACGGCAGCAGCTTCCCGGTCGAGTACGTCAGCACCCCGATTACCGGCAACGGCGGCATCGCCGGCGCGGTCGTGGTGTTCAGTGACATCAGCGAGCGCAAGCAGGCGGAGCGGGCGCTGGCGGAGCGCGCCGCCGAACTGGAGCGGCGGGTGGCCGCGCGCACCGCCGAGCTGGTGGCGGCCAACCGCGAGCTGGAGGCCTTCAGCTATTCGGTCGCTCATGACCTGCGCGCCCCGTTGCGCTCGATCGCCGGCTTCGGCGAGATCTTAGTGCAGGAGTACGGCCCTCAGCTCGACGCCGAAGCGCAGCAACACATCCAGCGCATCCAAGCCGGCACCACGCGCATGGGGCAACTAATCGACGACCTGCTCAATCTCTCGCGCGTCACCCGCAATGATATGCGCCACCAGCGCGTGAACCTGACCTCGCTGGCGCGCTCGGTGGCCGCCGAACTGCGGCGGCGCGAGCCGCAACGGCGGGTGCAGGTCGAAATCGCCGACGGGTTGCTGGCGCAAGGTGATCCGCGGCTGCTGCGCCTGGTGCTGGAAAACCTGCTGGCCAACGCCTGGAAATACACCGGCAAGCACGATCACGCCCTGATCGAGGTCGGGACATTGCCGATCACCGCCTCCAGCCTCCAGCCTGCAGCCCCCAGCCCCGAGCATGAAGCGGGCTTCTTCGTGCGCGATAACGGCGCCGGCTTCGACATGGCCTATGCCGGCAAGCTATTCGGCCCCTTCCAGCGCCTGCACAGCAACGCCGAGTTCGACGGTACCGGCATCGGCCTGGCCATCGTCCAGCGCATCGTACACCGCCACGGCGGCCGCATCTGGGCCGATGGTGCCGTCGAACGCGGCGCGACTTTCTACTTCACCCTGCCGCGCCCGAGCGAGCGCAGCGAGCCGGTCGAAGACGCCGCTGACCTGCAAGTCGAAGAACGCCAACCCTCGTGCGCCGGCTGA
- a CDS encoding response regulator transcription factor, with the protein MLKVLVCDDHPIVREGLKQLLGDDPLIGKIGEAASGNEALAKLQAEPWDVFVLDLMLPDRHGLDVLKQAKCYQPDVPVLVLTMHAEDQYAVRALKAGAAAYLTKESAPEQLREAVHKVVSGGRYVSPSLAEKVLLAWGDQGEAPLHAVLSDREFEILCLLASGKTVTEIAHTLGVSVKTVSTYRTRMLEKMEMKTTADLIAYAIRGGLV; encoded by the coding sequence ATGCTGAAAGTGTTGGTTTGCGACGACCACCCCATCGTCCGCGAGGGGCTCAAGCAGTTGCTGGGCGACGACCCGCTGATCGGCAAGATCGGCGAAGCCGCCAGCGGCAACGAGGCGTTGGCCAAGTTGCAGGCCGAACCCTGGGACGTTTTCGTGCTCGACCTGATGTTGCCCGATCGCCACGGCCTGGACGTGTTGAAGCAAGCCAAGTGTTACCAGCCCGACGTGCCCGTATTGGTGCTGACGATGCACGCCGAGGATCAGTACGCCGTGCGGGCGTTGAAGGCCGGCGCCGCCGCCTACCTGACCAAAGAGAGCGCGCCCGAGCAGCTGCGCGAGGCTGTCCATAAAGTAGTCAGCGGCGGGCGCTACGTCAGCCCGTCACTGGCCGAGAAGGTGCTGCTGGCCTGGGGCGACCAGGGCGAGGCCCCACTGCACGCTGTGCTCTCCGACCGCGAGTTCGAGATCCTCTGCCTGCTGGCCTCCGGCAAGACCGTCACAGAGATTGCCCACACCCTGGGCGTGAGCGTGAAGACCGTCAGCACTTACCGCACCCGCATGCTGGAGAAGATGGAGATGAAGACCACCGCCGACCTGATCGCCTACGCTATCCGTGGCGGCCTGGTGTGA
- a CDS encoding PAS domain-containing protein, translating into MQAKRAARDQSRGVSRLPPRGRTGGATLRRVGLDNASAHLEHVLGSIPVVVYCCETASTLTTWVSDSIERVSGFAPASFIEQPDFWASRLHPDDRERVLREFAGIIASGAISVEYRWQCADGNYRWFFDQATVRYDRFGCAIETTGSWLDITERKQAELALRQAHEQLELQVGERTRELQRANEHLRVQVATVKQAEAAIAESEERFRSLCACSPIGIFTTDKGSRCTYTNAAWQRITGVSFAESLGERWRQWLHPDDLDGVIAEWAAAVGEGREFRREFRIRRPDGQVRWVRAGAAPMRADDGSLLGYVGTSEDITDRRQAGQELLRSRQALRALAARLHAAQEEERLRIAREIHDEFGQALTVLKLDLAWLKQRLSPEQAELALHADKMGRLIDKTVREVRRIGAALRPAVLDLGLGPALEWQAGEFERRCDIRCVLTMPALALSADRDRAVAVFRIVQEALTNVARHAQADTVTIDVIQDAGALQVTVRDNGVGITPEQSSRPTGLGLLGMSERAQQWGGELAINGEPGAGTTLSVRLPLGGGERPDSEPDPC; encoded by the coding sequence ATGCAAGCCAAACGGGCCGCGCGTGATCAGAGTAGGGGCGTTTCCCGCCTTCCGCCGCGTGGCCGTACCGGCGGCGCTACCTTGCGGCGGGTTGGCCTCGATAACGCCTCAGCTCACCTGGAACACGTCCTGGGCTCGATTCCGGTGGTGGTGTATTGCTGCGAAACCGCCAGCACCCTCACCACCTGGGTCAGCGACAGCATCGAGCGGGTGAGCGGCTTTGCCCCGGCGAGTTTCATCGAGCAGCCCGACTTTTGGGCCTCGCGTTTGCACCCGGACGACCGCGAGCGGGTGTTGCGCGAGTTCGCCGGGATCATCGCCAGTGGGGCGATCAGCGTGGAATATCGCTGGCAGTGCGCTGATGGCAACTACCGCTGGTTCTTCGACCAGGCCACCGTGCGTTATGACCGCTTCGGTTGTGCGATCGAGACCACCGGCAGTTGGTTGGACATCACCGAGCGCAAGCAAGCGGAGCTGGCGCTGCGGCAGGCGCACGAGCAGCTCGAATTGCAGGTGGGCGAACGCACCCGGGAGTTGCAGCGGGCTAACGAGCACTTGCGGGTGCAGGTGGCTACGGTCAAGCAAGCGGAAGCGGCGATCGCGGAGAGCGAGGAGCGCTTTCGCTCGCTGTGCGCCTGCTCGCCCATCGGCATTTTCACCACCGACAAGGGCAGTCGCTGCACTTACACCAACGCCGCCTGGCAGCGGATCACCGGGGTGAGCTTTGCCGAGTCGTTGGGCGAGCGCTGGCGGCAGTGGCTGCATCCGGACGACCTTGACGGCGTCATTGCCGAATGGGCCGCGGCGGTGGGCGAGGGCCGGGAGTTTCGGCGCGAGTTTCGTATCCGGCGCCCCGATGGACAAGTACGCTGGGTGCGAGCCGGCGCCGCCCCGATGCGGGCCGACGACGGCTCGCTGCTGGGCTACGTCGGCACCAGCGAAGACATCACCGACAGGCGGCAAGCCGGCCAGGAGTTGCTGCGCTCGCGCCAGGCGCTGCGCGCCCTCGCGGCACGCTTGCACGCGGCCCAGGAAGAAGAACGCCTGCGCATCGCCCGCGAGATCCACGATGAGTTCGGTCAGGCGCTGACGGTGCTGAAGCTCGACCTGGCCTGGCTCAAACAGCGGCTGTCGCCGGAGCAGGCGGAGCTGGCGTTGCACGCTGACAAGATGGGCCGGCTGATCGACAAGACCGTGCGGGAGGTGCGCCGCATCGGCGCTGCCCTGCGGCCGGCGGTGCTCGACCTCGGCCTGGGCCCGGCGCTGGAATGGCAGGCGGGCGAGTTCGAACGGCGCTGCGACATCCGTTGTGTGCTGACCATGCCGGCGCTGGCGCTGAGCGCCGACCGCGACCGTGCGGTTGCCGTCTTCCGCATCGTGCAGGAGGCACTGACCAACGTCGCCCGCCACGCGCAAGCCGATACCGTCACCATCGACGTAATCCAGGACGCTGGCGCACTGCAGGTGACTGTACGCGATAATGGTGTCGGTATCACCCCCGAGCAATCCTCCCGGCCGACGGGCTTGGGCTTGCTTGGTATGAGTGAACGGGCCCAGCAGTGGGGCGGAGAGCTGGCAATCAACGGCGAGCCCGGCGCCGGCACCACGCTCAGCGTGCGATTGCCGCTTGGCGGCGGCGAGCGGCCGGATTCGGAGCCAGACCCATGCTGA
- a CDS encoding hybrid sensor histidine kinase/response regulator, with protein sequence MEWSAISNPQSTQSEIAHAARLLLAEDNPGDARMIQELFAEAAPGGFALTWRDSVVAAVQCLREAAFDAVLLDLSLPDSMGLATLATVQAHAGDLPIIVLTGLDDTELAIRAVEAGAQDYLVKGELTSHVLTRAIYHAMARKRLERALGERTAQLEEALNIRNLFIDIIRHDIMNLVMVIQGATDLLAEDAGTELQRELAHTAQSNALKLAEIIRAASLYSRLESPEALELQPLDLDALMHAALSEVQELAAQKHQQLRYRGSGECFAAASPLLSNVFTNLLNNAIKYSPAGQRIEASLSDGGDCYSVAVKDWGDGIADSDKPQLFTRFARFDQKGVKGTGLGLAIVKRIMQAHHGRVWIEDNPEGGSIFYVTIPKAP encoded by the coding sequence GTGGAGTGGTCCGCAATCAGCAATCCGCAATCTACGCAATCCGAAATCGCGCATGCCGCCCGCTTGCTGTTGGCTGAGGACAATCCGGGCGATGCTCGGATGATCCAGGAGTTGTTCGCCGAGGCGGCGCCGGGCGGCTTTGCGCTCACTTGGCGTGACTCGGTGGTGGCGGCGGTGCAGTGCCTGCGCGAGGCGGCGTTCGATGCGGTGCTGCTCGATTTGTCACTGCCCGATAGTATGGGCTTGGCGACGTTAGCGACGGTGCAAGCCCACGCCGGCGATTTGCCCATCATCGTGCTCACGGGACTCGATGACACCGAGCTGGCGATCCGGGCGGTAGAGGCCGGGGCGCAGGACTACCTGGTCAAAGGTGAATTGACGAGCCACGTGCTGACGCGCGCCATTTACCATGCCATGGCGCGCAAGCGCCTCGAGCGCGCTCTCGGCGAGCGCACGGCGCAGCTCGAAGAGGCGCTCAATATCAGGAACCTGTTCATCGACATCATTCGCCACGACATCATGAACCTGGTGATGGTGATCCAGGGCGCCACCGACTTGCTGGCCGAGGATGCCGGCACCGAGCTGCAACGGGAGCTGGCGCATACGGCGCAGAGCAACGCGCTCAAGCTGGCCGAGATCATCCGCGCCGCCAGCTTGTACTCGCGGCTCGAATCACCTGAGGCGTTGGAGCTGCAACCGCTCGATCTCGATGCCCTCATGCACGCCGCGCTCAGCGAGGTGCAGGAGCTGGCGGCGCAGAAGCACCAGCAGCTGCGCTATCGCGGCAGCGGCGAGTGTTTCGCCGCCGCCAGCCCGCTGCTCAGTAACGTCTTCACCAACCTGCTGAACAACGCCATCAAGTACTCCCCCGCCGGCCAGCGCATCGAGGCCAGCCTGAGCGATGGCGGCGACTGCTACAGCGTGGCGGTAAAGGACTGGGGCGACGGCATCGCCGACAGCGACAAGCCCCAGCTCTTCACCCGCTTCGCCCGTTTCGATCAAAAGGGAGTGAAAGGCACCGGCCTGGGTCTGGCCATTGTCAAACGGATTATGCAGGCCCACCACGGCCGCGTCTGGATCGAGGACAACCCCGAAGGAGGTAGCATCTTCTACGTGACCATCCCCAAAGCCCCATGA